In the Ctenopharyngodon idella isolate HZGC_01 chromosome 4, HZGC01, whole genome shotgun sequence genome, one interval contains:
- the ndufa5 gene encoding NADH dehydrogenase [ubiquinone] 1 alpha subcomplex subunit 5, which yields MAGLIKKTTGLVGLAVSHNPHERLRILYTKILGSLQTMPQDAAYRKYTEQLINERFNHVKAEPDVKKLEKKINSGQIEEVIAQAEAELALSRKMTEWKPWEPLVEEAPANQWKWPI from the exons ATGGCTGGTTTGATCAAAAAG ACCACAGGCTTGGTTGGCCTTGCTGTCTCCCACAATCCACATGAG CGTCTTCGGATTCTGTACACCAAGATCCTGGGCTCCCTTCAGACTATGCCTCAGGACGCTGCCTACAGGAAATACACTGAGCAGCTGATCAACGAGAGGTTCAACCACGTCAAAGCt gAGCCAGATGTGAAAAAGCTTGAAAAGAAAATCAACTCTGGACAGATTGAGGAGGTTATTGCACAG GCTGAGGCTGAACTGGCCTTGTCCAGGAAGATGACAGAATGGAAACCATGGGAACCGCTCGTAGAGGAGGCACCAGCCAACCAGTGGAAATGGCCCATCTGA